Proteins from a single region of Theobroma cacao cultivar B97-61/B2 chromosome 10, Criollo_cocoa_genome_V2, whole genome shotgun sequence:
- the LOC18587277 gene encoding acyl-CoA-binding domain-containing protein 2: protein MGFRAWLRQVLRTIQEKVDHFLGRGVRPEDEPNISGDNGTGTGTGSGNEESPQSPKSCICQRPWVPRQPSPHLPETNKEFYVEQGVPLYRATLNGDREKLQQILNPYGRTLLCSSITGARETALHVAVEARQVAVVKELVGRMESGDLELQDGRGNTAFCVAAATGSVNIAKILMDENADLAFIRGAENRTPLYIAAVCGYPEMLRFLYKKFEPHIPCLHEEEQRGIFFACIRAGLFGKHNTL, encoded by the exons ATGGGTTTTCGGGCATGGTTAAGACAAGTGCTGCGGACGATACAAG AGAAAGTAGATCATTTTCTGGGTCGAGGTGTGAGACCAGAAGATGAACCCAATATATCAGGTGATAATGGAACTGGAACTGGAACTGGATCGGGAAATGAAGAATCTCCCCAGTCCCCGAAATCATGCATTTGTCAAAGACCATGGGTTCCCAGGCAGCCTTCTCCTCATCTGCCTG AGACAAACAAAGAATTTTACGTAGAACAAGGCGTGCCACTTTATAGGGCCACACTAAATGGTGACAGGGAAAAGTTGCAACAAATTCTAAACCCATATGGCAGAACACTTTTATGTTCCAGCATCACGGGGGCACGTGAAACAGCTCTTCATGTTGCGGTAGAAGCAAGACAGGTTGCCGTCGTAAAGGAATTGGTGGGAAGAATGGAATCGGGAGACTTGGAACTGCAAGATGGCAGGGGGAACACTGCCTTCTGCGTCGCGGCCGCGACCGGCAGTGTTAATATTGCAAAGATTTTGATGGACGAGAATGCGGACCTTGCATTCATCCGAGGTGCCGAAAACAGGACACCACTCTACATTGCTGCGGTGTGTGGATATCCTGAAATGCTTCGGTTTCTATACAAAAAATTCGAGCCGCATATACCTTGTCTGCACGAGGAGGAGCAACGAGGCATTTTCTTCGCTTGCATTCGGGCTGGTTTGTTTGGTAAGCATAACACTTTGTAG